Genomic DNA from Nonomuraea rubra:
GTGCTCGACGCGGTCCGCGCCGAGCTGGCCGAGCGCGGCTACGACGGGCTCGGCCTGGACGGCGTCGCGGCCCGCGCGGGCGTGCACCGCGCGACGGTGTACCGGCGCTGGCGGGACGTCGGCGGCCTGCTCGCCGACCTCCTGGAGGCGACCACGAGCGACGACGACTGGCAGCCCCAGGACACCGGCTCCCTGCAGGGCGACCTGACCGTGCTGAACCAGGAGAACCTGGCCGCCATGACCGCGCAGCCGTCGATCGCCGCCGCCCTGATCGCGGCCTCGTTCCGTTCGGAGGAGGCCGCCCGCGGCCTGCGGCGGCTCTGGGAGGACCGCTACGCGCGCTGCGAGGTCATCGTCGGCAGGGCCGTGCGGCGCGGCGAGCTGCCGGCGGGCACCGATGCGCGAGTGCTGCTCGTCGCCGCCACCGCGCCGCTCTACCACCACCTGGTGCTGCTCCGCACGCCACCGGACCCGGACCTGCCCGGACTGGCCGCCAGGGCCGCCGCCCTCGCCGCCTTCGCCGGCGCCTTCGTCAAGGACCCGCCGGTCGCGGGTGCCCCGGGATGAGCGGGTCTCACCCCCACTGGCCGGGCCGGTAGTCGCCGGCCGGCTGCCGGGTGATGACGTTCAGCCGGTTCCAGGCGTTCATGACGGCGATCAGGCTCACCAGGGCGGTGAGCTGCTCCTCGTCGTAGTGCCTGGCGGCCTCGGCCCAGGCCTCGTCCGTGACGCCGCCGGCGCCGTCGGCGATGCGGGTGCCCTGCTCGGTCAGCTCCAGGGCGGCGCGCTCGGCCTCGGTGAAGACCGTGGCCTCGCGCCAGGCCGCGACCAGGTTGAGCCGCACGGA
This window encodes:
- a CDS encoding carboxymuconolactone decarboxylase family protein — encoded protein: MDARLDYAGNPVGARIVKHVVSASRAAHDSSLPAATRELVQLRTSQINGCAVCVDQHAKDAAHAGETSVRLNLVAAWREATVFTEAERAALELTEQGTRIADGAGGVTDEAWAEAARHYDEEQLTALVSLIAVMNAWNRLNVITRQPAGDYRPGQWG
- a CDS encoding TetR/AcrR family transcriptional regulator → MTSESARSRRRPGGRTGRVRAQVLDAVRAELAERGYDGLGLDGVAARAGVHRATVYRRWRDVGGLLADLLEATTSDDDWQPQDTGSLQGDLTVLNQENLAAMTAQPSIAAALIAASFRSEEAARGLRRLWEDRYARCEVIVGRAVRRGELPAGTDARVLLVAATAPLYHHLVLLRTPPDPDLPGLAARAAALAAFAGAFVKDPPVAGAPG